Genomic window (Gasterosteus aculeatus chromosome 1, fGasAcu3.hap1.1, whole genome shotgun sequence):
ACTACGTGCATTTAGCTTAATACATTTGTACATGAAACCTTGAACCCTGAATGCATGAGAACGCACAAAATCTCTGTACCGACACAATGGAAAAGGGCGATCATCACACGTGTGAAAAGAAACCCTTTCGGAGTGTATGTAGAAGATGTAGAAGCAATTAGTGAGCAAATTACATCTGGATGTAGGCCCACAGCTGGATCCCAACCGGTTTGCATGCACACTGCAAAGAGTCACTGATGATGCAACCAAAAGTACAATGCACGTAGTGCATTGTACCCGAGGGCCTATGCTAGACTGTTTCACCAGTCACCATTCACCAGTCCTGTTCACCCTGTACACTAATGAATGTACATGCAGTACTAACAATTACATGAAACGGTTTTCTAATGATAGCCATCCTGGGTCTCAGGGCTGATACATCAGAAACAGCTACAAACGCAAGATCAATGAACAAACCGTCACGGAGTGTtcaggtcttttgtttttctggtttcCGGAACAAATTCCTTTGGGGTCAATGATGTTTGTCTATCTGCCAATCTGTGATTACGTTCAATTAAATCTTTACTTGTGGTTAAGTCAAGGCCTTTTCTTCCAATAATCTGCAGCCTTTTATTGAGGCAATACAATGCTTACAACAAATATCAGTTGACAGGTGCATATGTTATGTCAATAGACCTCAACATTTTAAGTGTCCTTAATAATGTGgccatgctttttttttaggatGGAGAAAAGTAAATCACATTATTAGACTAATCAATGTGTGGACTGTTACCTTAAACAAAGGTACTTCTTTACCTTTGTTTGAAATGGGATCACGTCAGCCTAAGTGGCCAAGGTTCCCCTTCCTGCCCTTCCTACCCCAGCAAAGCCTGGACGTATGCGATCATGTTGCAGGTCTTAAACTTATATAACCCTGAGAGAAACCCAGAGTTGGAGATGCAATAAACCGTGTCGGATCGCACCCATAATTGGCAATATGTTTGCATTTCAGTTGTTATCGCTTCAAACACACTTAAATTACCAATTTAAATGTTGCCCTGAACGCCGGCTACAGGCGGGTATGTAAAACATACACAGTGCCTGTTGTATGGGTGGGTTATTTCATGTCTCATTATGCCCTGCCTTGGAGGAAACAGCTTGATATCCCTGCAGACCTCAACACTCAGAGACCTTTCCCCCATCTGCACGCCCACAGTTGGAGACCTTCAAGTAGCTGAGCTGTGTGTGCAGCCCTTTGCGTGTATATCCGTGTACAAACTATAATCAGACGTGCCTTCCAGAGTCAATCCCCTTTCAAAGAGCTCATGCGGGAGAAATTACACTATCCATAAACACGTGGCCTCCGCTGAAGAGTCTCTCCTAATTACACTGCAAATTCTATCAACTGGAAACAAACAGCCTCAGCGGCAAGCGGTGCAAACTGCTGCAAAGGTGTATTGACCACGTACTTAGAAATGCTAGGAAACCGAGATCTATATGGGGAAATggtgaaaaaactaaaaataataatcctAGTCAAGAATCAGAAACCTTGAATTTGAACAGTGAAATGTGAGCAAAAGATCAAtaagatggatggagggataagATTGGGAAAGATAGAGCTGCGGGGCTGGAGACACGACGACTGGGGTTCAGAGGGAAATGTCAGATGAGTCAGAGGCCTTCTGGAAAGACGCTGCTGTTTAATATGGCCGCCAAGGAGGCCGGACATTTACAATGACGCCGTCCCCGTAATAACAAGCACCTGCAGCCACGTTCTGAAAGAGGTGTCTGCCCCGAATGAAGCGGGCGGGGACATTGATTATCTCTGACTGCCTGTTCCTCGGGGGAACCGATGGGCTCGACTGTGCAGACGTGGGATGTAACCGTGAAATCCTTTGCACATCTTTCATACATACAGACGCAAATAACCAGTGCAGTTCAGTTTGGGAATTTTCTCAGAGGCAGCAGAGATCCTCACGGTAAACTGTGACAACAACAATCCCATTCAGGATGCCcgagaaataaaatattgagGTAGAATGCCGAACATGACGGCAAGCACACGGCAGAAAAACACGTGGCATCTGGAAATATTAATCTATAAGAGTCCAGATGAGCAGCAGCAAGTGGACTGACGATGATCCCTGACCGAGGAACCCAAAGACACACAGTAAATGTCCAAGAGGATACCGGCTAGAGACGTTGGTTTCAGTCCGGTGTGTAAGATGACGGGAATGGAAAGTGCTCTCTGGTCAGCAGCGGTGGTGGAGATGCTAAGACATGCgagcaggagggaggaaggaggcatCGTGATGGGTCTAAATAAAGTTGCTGCTGATCCCACTGGTGGCCCTTTGGCTGCGGCCGTGACGCTGGTAAATAGACAAGTGTTTGCTGTGGCAACACGGGCGAGCAGCGAGGTGGTCTCCCGTCGCTCTGATCAGTGACGCTGACACATCAAAGACACATTTGctgctttgcaaaaaaaaggaatgagacCCGAGGcgcctctgtctcacacacacacacgtgcgcacacTGTTACCAGTCACATCCACGGAGGGCACATGAGTGGAGGTATCTTTCCCCGATGTAATGTCTCATTGAGTGCTGAATGGCTCGCATCTATTGGCTCTCTGTCTTCCATGTTAGTGAGCCAGTGAGAAAAAGCACGTACTCAgaagggtggggagggaggtgtgaggggggagtcgggaggggaggggaggggggggtctggttAGTCACGACTCCTCCGCCCAGCAAATGAACATGAGCAACAGGGCGAATGTCCgtcccctgcctccctcctctccatcgcCGCTCCTGTACTGCAGCATGGCGCTGACCCGGTTGCCAAGGTAACCTCTGGTGTTGATTGGTTCACTGCTACCTAGTGATAAAGGCAAATTAGGAAGGGCAGGCAGGTCGTGTAGTGTTTGCCATTTTCAAAGTGGGTCACAACAACACAGAGCAAAAATGTGGGAGAcataagttgaaaaaaaaatgatcgCCAACAGAGGAGCATTTTGGAGATGTTGccttttgtctttcatttctaaaaacatGCATATTTTCACTGATTCTGATTAAAACTACATTTCTATCTCAATATTGTAAGCATGCAAATCATTAGATGAATAATTGAGGGCAAATTAACATATCTGGATGGAGATCCATCATTTCCACTGGATTTGCTTGCTTTCATTCTGCTCAGTGTGAAAATCCTGATAAATTTATCTGATCCtgataatcttttttttgtggacaCATAAAACCCCACAAACAGTAACACAAggacaaatgaaaaaatatcaTATCCTCATCACAAAAACAAGCGTTTGAGTCTTGAGTGTGTGATGTTTATATCAGAGACACCAGTTGCTTCTGAAAAGAAGCACCGACTCGCTTGCTCAGCAGGAGGCACGAAGGGAAGACGGCGTCTGAGGAGGAGTCTGTGTGGGCGCGTTGAGAAACGTCGCCTTTGAGCGCACACGCAGAACAGGGACACGAACATCTGCACGCCACCACAGCACAGACTCTACTGTGGCACGAGCCGTGCTGCGACACGGCTGAGACAAGTGAGGAGCCTGAAGACATTCCACACGGTGAATAAATGTCAGTGCAGTGGAAAAAAAGGCCCTTTAACTTGTGACTGGatcatcttttattttactgctgTGAAAAATGTCTCAAGTCTTCGGCCTTCACATGCACAACCCTGTTCTTTAGTCACAAACGTCTAAACGTAACGGTCTGCTCAGCTTGGCTCTCGCAGCTGCAGGAGCAGAACTCAATGAAGCAAAGCCTATACAGACCAGTCCCAATATGCATGCAATCATCCAAATACaaccaaaacaaatacaagaGCTGTGAGACATTTCATTTCTACTAAACATTCTGCAaggataaaaaaattaaaaaaagtattatcaAGAACAACGGTAGAGTAAAGCGGGGCTTAATTACCTCTGATTAAGTAGCAAGTGTGATTGGTCAAATGCAACATGACAAACTAATCCACAGCCATGTGTGAAGGTCATTGAGCTCAGTCGCAATTAGATACTGTGCAAACTATGTGTTCAGTTTTATGGCAACCAAAATGTACCGTAAAATGTTCTTATCATTTTCGTCCTGTTGCCAGAGTTCGACCCTTCAAGCTGTGTTCTAACTTTTCAGTGTATCTTTCAAGCGGTATATATTGCAATTTTTGTAACTCTGCGGCGGCTTTATTGTCAGTGATATGGTCGAGTTCTCAGTGACATTTATTAATCTGcttaaaacaaagacagaagccGAACTGCCGCTATTTTGTGGCCATAAGAACACAAGcgttaaaaggaaaataaaaaacgttCGAGGGGAGAGATCAAAGCCTGGGCTGTTGAGGCTTGTTGGAACTAAGCCTCTCGTTAAGTGGAACATGAGGAAACTGGCATCCTGTGAAATGAGCAGAAGGGAAAGGTGTAATTCAACTCGTTTGTTATGGATCAATAACTTGGCATCGAAAAAAAACCCTGGAAATTTCTTGTCCTCTACAACCTCTTCAATCAAGATCCTATCCCGGCATTTCAGCATCTTGGCTCAGCGTCCTGACGGTGTGTCATCGTGGAGGTTCGGGATCTGGCGTTATAATCAGGCTGTTAGCTGAGGTGGATGCGGCGGctgctccctgctcctcctgccagCGTCGGATTCATCACAGACCTCCATCGTCACATCGTGCACAGATGGAGACGCGGAGGATAGAGTCCGCGATGCCAATGAGTGTCTATCACCGTGTTGACAAAACCGTCAGCGCAGCAACGATGGGGCTGAATTGTGCGACTCTACAATGAGATTTACAGTATAGATTTGACTTAATCTGTAATTCTGTAGAGGCCATTCACAGGCAGGGAAACATAACGCATTACCTCATACTACTCGTTATTCACTTCCAAACCAGTTCACTTCCAACAGTGTTGGACTGGTGTCGAGACCGATCAATACCCGTCGCCTCTCCCGCTGGCGTGAATCAGCTACtttcttttttgcaattttACTTTAGGAGGTTAATGTTTTAAGGGGTTTCTTAAAATAACTGTTTGTCTTGAGAAATGACAAAGGTATATATTGTTACAGGAGTTAAAGAACTTCTTGATAAAATGTTCCAGTAAATGTATTACTGAAACCTTATACGTTTGCATGCAAAAAATGTTCATAATTGGAATGAATTAATTAGAAAGGAACCAGTCTTTGCCAAGTCTTGTAATTAGTACAAGACTGGATCTGTTTGGCCTGTATTATCTGACATGTATCAGCATGTCAAATATCAGCATCAACATTTTATGACAGGAGAAATAAATACATCCTCATTTAGCACGAGTCCCTGTTGTTCTGAGTTCTATAAGATTTGCCATTTTATTCCATTAGACTCATAAAACATGAACAAACCTTACAAATGttacaaaatgaacaacaacaacaagcagaaCCGCTAACATGACACAGGCTTACAAAGTTACAAGATTAGATAACGCGAACCACTAACCACAGCCCGTTCTCCTTTGTGCTCATAGGGAGGTTTCTAGGCCTTAGTGATGTAGCCCTCCTTGATCAGGAAATCATAGATTTTGCGTGTTTTGTTGACGTCGATCTTGATAAGCGACCTGGCCTGAGCCAGCCGCAGCCCGCCCTGTCGCCTGCACTCGTTCAGCAGCGCCTGCTTGTATTCCAGGTAGGCCCCCGGCACCAGGCGCACAACCTGGCATAGCTGCAAGCACAAAACAAGCACCAGGGAGTAAGACACGTCGCCTTATTCTCGCCTCGGTGGGCTTCAAAGAAAATGCTCCTCAATCCAACTACGTCTGAAACGTTGGTAGAATAAGAGGGAGTTTGGCACGTCCAATGTCCGCAACGCGGCGGCGTGGAAGCATTGGTCTGTCCACCCGAAATCTAAACAGCTATTCAATTGATGTCATAGGAGGAATCAACACGACTTGTGGTGAGCCTCTGACTTCATTCAATTAGCGCCAAGtaaaaggtaaaagaaaaaccaTGGACAATTTATAACCATTTATCCAGCTGCACTTAACAGGATTTTACCTTAAATGCATTGGGGTAAGATTCTTGCCTCAAGTACAAACCAGTTTGCCTTTAGAAGTATTTTTGGCAACATATGAAGCATTCATGCATACGTGAAGTGGTTCTGCGCGACGCTCTGAGAGCAGATAAAGGGGAGTCGTACCTCTTTCTCGCGCTCGTTGAGTTTCTCTGTCCCCGGCAGCCCGGTCAGATTGAGCGGAGGGGCGCTGCGCCTACCTGTTGCTGTGGAGCAGAAATTCAACAACAGTCAAACGGACATTCGCCGCACGCCGGCGTTGATCTGCACTTCAAGTAACACCACAGCGGACCGACAACATGCAGCTCCATCCTCTGCTTGGAGGAAACAGAGGAACAAATATCTACAGCGAGTACATTGTGCAGCGCACTTCCTGTTCGTGCTCCAGTGGCGAGGGAAAGGCAGCTCGTTTAAAAAGGGGAAACTGCAGGATAAATATGAACGTTGGGgcctatttttaaaaatgtattcacgGAGGAGCATCAGCATTAAAGTGACTGTGCCAGGGGCCGCGTGGAGAGAAGCAGCGTACCTGACACGGTGATCGTCGTGACAGCCGGAGTGATGCCGGAATCTCTGTAATCACAAAGTGAAAGTCAAGCGTTGGCGTCTTATTCACGCACacacgaacccccccccccccctccccccacccacctcctccctttctGGGCTTTGTTCGCTGTTCTGTTCACTCACTTGGAACATCATCCAGAAAACCATGAATCATCGCATACAAGATGCTTTGAGGTGGAATAATTAGAGGAAGTTGGTGACTATCCAAAGACAAACgcatcattaaaaagaataaaaataccAATGAGACTGGAGGTTTAAGGAGGATGCACGGCAACATAAACGCCTGCTCCATTAGTCTCTGAGCGGCTGTGTGTGCGCGATGACGCAGGTTGGCGTCTCGGAGGAGTGCGTCTACCACACCCTGGACACCGGGCCCAAAGTCTCACATTGCAGCCTGTTTGCTGAGCCACTGCTGGCAGGCTCGGCCGTCCTGGATGTACTGCAGCACGTCACACAACATGGTCCGCTtccgccgctcctcctcccgcaGCCGCTTCACCCGCTCGTACACTTTGGCACCTGAGAgttggtcacacacacacacacacacagagaggtcagcacagacgcacacgtggGCTCGGGGTGGCGAATGATACTCAGAGAGCAATGATGGGATCCAGGTGAGGGGGCTCGGTTTTAATGATTTAGAATGGCTCAATTTGCTGAAATCATACATCACgtaaatggaaatattcaagttTTAATAATTCTGTCAGCAACTCTCTGATCTCATTCCATGTGTAGCTGATATGACACCTCACTAAAAGAGTTCTTTAGTGGGCCATGCATACATAAACCCCAAATGACTCAAAGACCCATTTCACTGCTGCAACGCTGCATATTTTTCTTGCTTATGCATGAAACTTTTAAAATGAAGTTTTGTTGaacaaaggaataaaaaacGGGCAAAGCAAACTCACTGCAGAAAGATTTGATCCCGGCCTTTCTGTACTCCTGCAGCCTGCGGATCTCTCTCCTAAGCTCAAACTccactgaaaaggaaaaaaagggaacagcGTTTGACAAAGACTGCtaacaaaaaaagcatcaagTTTCACGAGTTCATACAAGTTCCAATCAATCAATACTCACATGGCAGAGTGTGCATGTTGTTGGCGATACGGACAAATTGAAAAGGTCAATATGCTTTTCCACTAACTggagcagctggttagcttagctcagcaCAAAGTCTGGAAACAATGGTAACCCTCAATTTAAACAACTCTTGCTAGACGGTTATGGTAAGATGTGGAGGTTAGGACATTTAATTGGGCAGTGAGTCTCACATTTTTGCAAATGTAGTTCGTTTTTTGTTTGCAGGGAGCGGAAAAGCTTTAAAGAAACCCACTGTGCACTACGTCCTCGGCACCAAACCACAAAGCGACACAGCTAGAGACGAGCTGGGGGACACCGAGGAGCATTTAGCAGATAAAGACccagatatttccctcaggagcTGGTAGAGACCAGGGGATATTGACTTTCATATATAAAAAGctggaaacagaaacaaagccTCGACCTGTTTTCGCAGCCCCCAAGTggttaaaagaaaatgattgcAGTTTTACACCGTATTTCAAAATGCCTAAATGGGAAAGCAACCATTGGCTGTTATGCAATAGATAAAGAGCGGTATCAATGCTACcagaatatatataaaacaaactTTCACTTAAATCTGAATGAATTTGTTGAGTGACATCATTGTTTAACAAGTGTGTTGTGTGGCACTTTCAACcgttatcaaaactccaaatgGAAGAATAACTTGTTAAACAGATGGAGAATCTACAACTAGCTGATCTGGTCAtactggaaaaaaaaccctcacaaGTTAACACAGTTCATGTTGGTTGTCCCTTTCATGTTCAACCCATTTGTACATTCAAATACACAGTGATGGGAAGAAAAAGGGTCACTTTGGAAAAAACGATGTTTCgattgattgtgtgtttgtgacccTCAGTCTATCGACGAGCACTGAGCCGGATACTGACGTGCGTGACTTTCGATGAATTTATCATGTTCAATCGGTCCAGCCACTCTGGCAAATCGTCTCATGACATCATACAGCTCCTGCACCTCCTTTGGGTAACATCGCTCCAGCactgagggagagaaggaggggagaagtGAGCGGGCCGAAGatacaaacaaatataacaGGAAATTTGAACAAATAATCCGAACACCAACACACCAAAGCCTGATGGgatttttttgtgcatttgggGAAGTTCAGtaactttgtttattttattttgcctgACTTTCCACATACTTCATCAGCAACTCAAATTCAACACTAGATTGAAATGCCTGTGAATAATACTTAACTAGTATTTTCAAAGTAAGAGTCATTTATAGTAATAGTACTATTTTGAAACTGCCGAGCAGGGATTTTCATAACGGATCGTACGGGTCTATGTTTTATCATTGCACACCAGGCTTTGTAGGAATAACACATCAAGCAGAACGCTTTGAACTCTGATCAAGATGCAGTTTTTAAGCCAGCTATTAGCGTACCAGTCGGCTTTTCAACGGAGAGACTCCCTGATTCCTTGTAAACACATACTTGGTACAATTGGTTTctaaacttcttcttcttgaacTGTTATTGTAAAGAATGCAATATCTACTTAtccaacaacaaaacagtcccCGAGGTTTCATTTCCAACAGAAGGCATTTCAGTGTATTGTAGTGTGTCAGTCAGAGCCAAGTGTTTTGAATCCAGCTATGTTTTGGAttcattttccctccttttACAAATACAAAGCCCGCTTTAAGACCACAACAAGAATATGTATCAAGCAACCTAACTGCATTAAAAAGCAATTTGCAACCAACCATTCAGCTCTGCATACACACTCCCTCTCTGAAACGATCGTACTGTTCGCCTCAAAGCATCGCCCGTGTTGCTGAGTAACAGACAAGTGTCACGGCCAGAGAGGACAGCTGTTGTGTGGGTGTGAGAGgacagggtgtgtttgtgtgtgtgtgtgtgtgtgtgtgtaagtcaaGTTCCTTCATCGGGCTCTTGCATTCAAGTGCTAATGAGCAGCTGGCATCTCGGGCGAAAAACATGAAGTCATGCTCTTAAACAGAAAACAATGTTGGAGGCACCGATGAGGGACTTGTATGTGACTGCGCACAAACACTAACTGCAAACTGAAGCACACGAACTGGAATTGTTTAATGCAACGAGCCCATGCAGGACATCAGATGGACCGCTGCcctaaaaacaacaaaggtgGTCAATCTGCCTGCGGCACTTACTGAGACATGATACCGTCAGCCTCCCGGGCTCGGAAACTGCCTCCATTAAtgcatgtgacacacacacacacacacacacacacacacacacacacacacacacacacacacacacacacacacacacacacaaggtacgGCCACACGGTCTTTGACAGTCTCCATGACAACCAGTCTGCAGCTCTACAGCTACTCAGAGTTCCCTTTTGTCTTGAAAGTCTGCAGAGAtaaggggatggagggaggaaacgAGGGAGGAGGTCTAACCGGACGCTGGCGGgagcataaataaaacatgaggGGAAGAGGACTGCAGGACTcgcaaacaacagacaatttcgcTGAGCAACAAGTGGAGATGTAACGACGGGCGGTGGGGTTGTAActggttaaaaagaaaaatacataacATCGCTCGccttctctctgacctctgGTGCAAAGAGCCCAAAAGATGCAAAGAATTACATTACTGAGCCAGCAGCTCAAAGCCAGCCTTTTGAAACGTGGATCGATAAAAAGCCCCCTGCCCTTCATTCATTACGGCAGCAGTGCTCACCGCACAAGGGTCTTTTCTTAGAGAGGCAATCACGCAGAGGCACACCGGCAAAAAGGAGACAATTTGCAGCCTCGATCGTAAATACGAACTCCATCAGTTGCCACATTTAAGCTCCCGGAGGGACCGTGGAGGTCAACGGTTGTTGTTACGCTGAAGTTGTTTTGCATCATGCATCCATAGAAACCCCAAGCAGCGATCTGGCTGCTGGATATCAGATGCCTCACTGAGTTGCAAAGAACACGGCCACGAAACAAGCCAGTGCGAGCCAGCTAGTGAGTACTTACTCTGGAACTTCCGCAGGTTGATCAATCCGTGGTCTCGGATGACCCTGAGGGAAATCGAGatgtcatttttaatttgaattgcCGTCTCTATGACATTAAAACGTGGCATTCAGCCATATGGAATAATCTATAAAGTCATTGTGACATGATAAATACAGCTGTCTTTTCCATAAGAGGAAAGAACAAGGAAACACAACGGAGGGAAAAGAGCCAAAGAGAGCGAAACATGAGCCGGCAAAACGCCATCAATATTCAGAAGAATATGTTTaaatgggttagggttagggttatttaCATTTGCGAGTAGTGAAAACCTATGCCAATTAAGTACACTCATTGGGTAAACTTGGCAATACCTTTTGTAACCTTATACAGTCTCTTGATAATAATCTGCCTTCATGAAGGAGAGCTGTTGATCCCATTAAACTGTGCGCTCATTTGGAAGGATTGTTAGAATCGTTTAGTGTGACATTATTGTTTCTCTGAAatccaaaacacaaaatgttcaaCATACCTATTCTGGGgcttttaaacattttcccCATTCCCAAAATGATTCAGACTTTGAATAGAAGTAAACCTACGTGCCTTACATTAACCATTTTTCCATGCTGCGCTTCTGCCATCATAATGAACAGCAGTGTCATGAGACCTCTCTGCATGCCATGAATGACCTGAAGCTTGAAAtcagagctttaaaaaaaaaaaaggcttaaatATGCAATTAGAATCACGCTGCTGAACAATTCCAGTCTCCCAGGACTCACATCTTTAAAGTGcttataacaaaaataacagtTTAGGAATTAGAACtatattagcatttcatttgaattcattaataataaaaaggcaCAGATAGTGGTTCAAAATTCTTTGGCTTGTACATTTGTATTTAGTAGGAAATGCTCTTATTCAGCctgaaagcagaaaaaaactgaAGGAAAAGAGGCTTCATAAGTGCAACGTAGAAGCTTAAAGTGCCATCTACTGACAGACAGGCGTCATCACAACGTCCCAAATACACCCAATGCCCATTATGTGTCATttaatgaagaaagaaaatgacctaCTTTTTCCTTCGCTGTCTCTCTTTTAGTCTTGAATGATAAATATCAACAACTGAAAGCTTGAGTGCTGAAAGAGAAGAATATACAGTAAAAGTAAAGTATATAATTCAAATCAattcaccatttttttttagattttacaAACCACGTAGAATGTCCGAATCATCGTCCACAAAGTCGATGTCTTTCAAATCCCACTCTGCATAGTTGTCAAACTCCTAAAAGACCGTTAAAACATGAATGTACATCATctggtttgaattttttttttagatttgaaaacaatttatgaatgaaataaaacgcTGGGAGATGACAATAAGAGCATGAGTCACGGTTTCAATATCATGAAgtcatttgtagtttttattcaTGTTGACAGGCTGTATTATTAGCACGTAGATGATGAAGTACAGACACATGCATCCCCTCACCTCCATGAAGTCTGCTCTAGCAGGCATGTATCCAGCCATGTCTCGAGACAACACAGAGTCGAACGTAGGCCGCGGAGGATCATCAGTGGCTGTAAAAGCACAGCTATGCAGTTAATGCACATCAAGGTGCTTTTGTGTCGTGTATGACAACAGGAAATCTGCCTCCAGTAAACTCCTTCCAAGACCTTTATTTCTGACTACGTACAGCAGTCATAAGACTAAATGAACTCTCACAGTGCAATGTTGTTCGAGCTCTCAAACGTTGGTGGGAGATGGAGACCTTGAGACTTCTACAAAGTTCCGTAGTATGCTTAACGGGCATACTAAATTACTAACTATAAGTCCTCCTTTGGAAGCCCATAAGCGATGCCACGATCATTTGCAAGACCTATTCCGATTATAATTTCACATTAAGGCATACAGATGTGTAACGGCAACACATAACTAAACCAACAAATATTAAACATCTGTTATTATTCTTGCTTTGATGCAAGtgaaagacaagaacaaagaAGGAAGACAATACGCACTTACGTTTGAAAGGAATAGCGCCCTCTGCAAAGCGggagtcttttgttttccggaGGCTGAGCAAGGTGGAGGAGAACAGCGGGTTATGGATGAAATTCTTCATATAGTGGCTCTCGCATTCCTCCTTGGTTTTGGTGCGCATCTGATATGCCACATCCTGCCTGCAGGAGACAAATGTCACAAATAAAAACTCAGAGAAATACGTCAAGACCGCTAAATCCTTGTTTGAAATGAAAGCTCAACAGATTTATTGTAATTGCAAAGTATTTGTTCAAAGAACAAGTTCATGACACAACGTCTTAAAGCGTTGTCACAAGTGAGTTTCCAGTAAGGAGCAGCTGACTGACTAAATTGACAAAATTCATATTTTGGCCTAGAAGTTTCTCCACGGTGGGGCTTTACCTCATTTTATCACGTGGTGTGACAACAATATGCAAGTGGTTGTCTTTATATGGAGAAATGTTTCACATTCCATCAAACAACTAATAAC
Coding sequences:
- the tada2a gene encoding transcriptional adapter 2-alpha, with protein sequence MSSTTFNAKEEEVDKHYFGIRICCLMDRLQSFGNDPFDKPPCKGCSSSLSEPYIKCAECGPSPFLLCLQCFTRGFEYKQHESDHKYEIMTSDFPVLEPGWTALEEMALLEAVMDCGFGNWQDVAYQMRTKTKEECESHYMKNFIHNPLFSSTLLSLRKTKDSRFAEGAIPFKPTDDPPRPTFDSVLSRDMAGYMPARADFMEEFDNYAEWDLKDIDFVDDDSDILRALKLSVVDIYHSRLKERQRRKKVIRDHGLINLRKFQMLERCYPKEVQELYDVMRRFARVAGPIEHDKFIESHALEFELRREIRRLQEYRKAGIKSFCSAKVYERVKRLREEERRKRTMLCDVLQYIQDGRACQQWLSKQAAIDSGITPAVTTITVSATGRRSAPPLNLTGLPGTEKLNEREKELCQVVRLVPGAYLEYKQALLNECRRQGGLRLAQARSLIKIDVNKTRKIYDFLIKEGYITKA